The window GCAACTGGCGGAAGACCTGCTGGTTTGCGCGCAACCCAATACCACACCGACTGGACAGGCAACTTTCATTGAATTCAACAAGGATTATTTGTTAAGGTTGTTTGCATGATGCCAGGCTGCTGAGTTTGCTTGGGCATCTTCCTTAACTTCGGTCAATATCTTTTTTGCTTTATGAAAAAAATATTGATCGGGTTATCCTGTATCCTGTTTGCCATGGATCTTGCTGCGCAAAGGTCATCTGCCTTGAATGCCAGTCAGTGGGTGGACAGTGTGTTCAATACGTTGAAACCAGAGGAGAAGATCGCCCAGTTGATGGTAGTGCGTAGTTCCACTTTAAAAGATGGCAGGCCTGTTTTATTGGATAAGGAAGTTGAAGAGGCTATCCGTAAATATAATATTGGTGGTATCTGCATTTTCCAGGGTGGACCCATCCAGCATGCGCAAAGGATCAATGCCTATCAACAAGCAGCGAAAACGCCTATCCTGGTTACGGTTGACGGGGAATGGGGTTTGGGCATGCGCCTCGATAGCGTAATGCCATTGCCCAGGCAAATGATACTGGGCGCAACCAGTCAACCTGGCTTGCTGTATGAATACGGGCACCTCGTTGGTGAACAATGCAAGCGCCTGGGGGTGCAGGTGAATTTTGCCCCTGTTGTGGATATCAATAATAATCCCCGAAATCCCGTTATCAATGACCGCTCTTTCGGCGAGGATAAGTACAAGGTAAGCAGCTATGCCATCGATTACATGAAGGGCATGCAGGATGCCGGTGTAATGGGTTGTGCCAAGCATTTCCCCGGTCATGGGGATGTGGCTGTTGATTCACATTACGATCTCCCTGTTATCAATAAGACAAGGGCGGAACTCGATTCCCTTGAGCTCTATCCCTTCCGTGAAATATTCAAGGCGGGAGTAGGCAGCGTAATGATCGCCCACCTGGCCATACCGGCCATTGACAATACTGCCAACAGGCCTACTTCCATTTCCAGGAAGAATGTGACCGACCTGCTGCGCAACGAGCTGGGCTTTCAGGGCCTAAGTTTTACAGATGCCCTGGAAATGCAGGGCGTAGCGAAGTATTATCCTGATGGTGAAGCTTCCCTGCAATCGCTGATCGCAGGAAATGACATGCTTTGTTTGCCCGGTGATATACCTGGCAGTATTGCCAAGATCAAAAAGGCCATCCGCCGGAAAAAGCTTAGCTGGAAAGATATCGATGCCAGGGTGAAGAAAGTGCTGATGGCCAAATACCAATATGGCCTTGCCAACTGGAAGCCAGTTGAGTTGACCAACCTCACTGCTGACCTTAACAAGGGGCTCGCTGCCATGAGGAGAAGGGTGGCGGAGCAGGCGATCACCTTGTTGCACAATAACAACAGTGCCGTGTATCCCCTGATGCCCGGTTCAGGCAAAAGAGTGGCCTATGTTGGCATGGGCCTCAGCAGTGATAATATGTTCGCGTCCCGGATGCGCAAGGATTACAATGCCCATGTCTATTATTTTGACTATTCGCTGGATAGTACAAAGGCGGATGCGTTATTAGCGCTTATGCGCCATCGTTATGATGTGGTGGTGATCGGTTACCATGCCTATAAAAGGAACCCGGCTAACAATTTCGGGATCAGCCCTTCGGCTTTTCACCTGGCAAATGGGTTGATAGGGGAGACCAATGTTGTTTCCCTGTTTTTCGGCAACCCCTATGCAGTTGCCAATCAATGTAGCAACAAAACCCTGTTGGCCTGTTATGATGATGATCCCATTACCCAGGAGACAGCTGCCGACCTGCTGAACGGGAAATTCACTGCCAAAGGCAGGCTGCCCGTTTCGGTTTGTGCGGAACTGCCGGCTGGTACGGGCATCACACAGCACCGTCTCCTGCCCGATACCTATGCAGACAATGTTGGCCTCGATTTCCAGAAGCTGCAGGCCATTGACTCGGTTTGCCTGGACGCCATTGATAAGAAGGCCATTCCCGGTTGTGTGGTGCTGGTAGCCAGGGACGGCAAGATCGCCTACGAAAAATCCTTTGGCACCTATGCCTATACTGACCCTTCACCGGTGTATTGCGAAACCATCTATGACCTGGCTTCCGTGACCAAGATCATGGCTACTACCTTGTCTGTCATGAAACTGGTGGATGAAGGACGCCTGGATATCGACAAGACCCTGGGTGATTACCTGCCCTGGACCAAGGGGTCCGACAAGGCTAATCTGGTTGTCCGTGATGTATTGTTGCACCAGGCTGGATTGAAGGCCTTCATTCCCTTTTTCAGGGAGACCATAACCGCTGCTGATGGCAGCCCGGATGCGAGGTTCTACGCCTTCCGCGCCGATTCTGTCTTCCAGGTAAGGGTTGCGGATAACCTGTATATGCGGAAAGACTGGACCGATACGCTCTACAAAAGGATCCTGCAAAGTGAATTGGGGCCCAGGGGGAAATACATCTACAGCGATAATGATTTTATTTTCCTTGGAAAGATCGTTGAAGCCATCTCCGGCCAGTCGCTCGACCAGTTTGTACAGCAGCAGTTTTATGGCCCCCTTAACCTGCGTACTACCGGCTTTACCCCCAGGAAGCGTTTTGATAAGCAATATGTTGCCCCGACCGAGGACGAACCCCTTTTCCGTAAGCAACTGATCCAGGGCGATGTGCATGACCCGTGTGCTGCCATGTTCGGGGGCGTTGCCGGCCATGCGGGGTTATTTAGCGATGCCGCTGACCTGGCGGTCCTTGCCCAACTGCTGTTGAACAAAGGCACCCTGAACGGGATCCGCTTCTTCCAGCCTGCTACTGTAGACCAGTTCACGGCCTATGGCAGTGACAGCAGCCGACGGGCCCTGGGTTTCGACAAGCCTGAAAAGGATAATGCCAGCAGGAAAGAGCCCTATCCTTGTGCATCGGCCTCGCCGGAGACCTTCGGCCATACCGGCTTTACCGGCACCTGCGTCTGGATCGACCCCCGCTATAACCTAACTTATATCTTCCTGAGCAATAGGGTGAACAATAACGGGGACCCCAACCGCTTCCTGAAGATGAATGTAAGGCCTGCCGTTCATGATATCATCTATGGGGCCATTAAGTCCCGCTAAGCGTTCTAAATTTTATTACTCTGTTCCACTGTCCTAACTTCGCGCCATGGATCGGAAAGAAGAAATTTTGCAGGATGTGGTGATTAAGTTCGCCGGTGATAGTGGTGACGGTATGCAGTTGACAGGCACCCAGTTTACCACCAATACAGCTTTGCTTGGTATTGACCTGGCGACTTTCCCCGACTTCCCGGCTGAAATCCGTGCCCCGCAAGGAACCGTTCCGGGGGTGAGTGGTTACCAGCTGAGGTTTTCCAGCGACCGGGTATTTACCCCCGGTGATGAATGCGATGTACTGGTGGCTATGAATGCTGCCGCGTTGAAGACCAACCTGAAAAGCCTTAAGAAAGGCGGGAAGATCATCGTCAATACCGATGGTTTCGATGCCAAGAACCTGAGGCTGGCAAATTACCCCGATGGCGTCAACCCCCTCGAAGATGGCAGCCTGGATAACTATGAGGTCATCAGGATGGATGTGACCAAGATGACCCGTGAGGCCTTGAAGGACTTCACCCTTGGAACCAAGGAGAAGGACCGCGCCAAGAATATGTTCGTCCTTGGCTTCCTTTATTGGATGTATAACCGTGACATGAAGAGCAGTTCCGATTTCCTTACCGAGAAATTCGGGAAAAAGCCTGAACTGCTGGAAAGTAACCTGAAAGTCCTGCAGGCCGGGTTCAACTACGGGGATACCACCGAGACCTTTACTACCCGTTACAAGGTGGAGAAGGCGAAAATGGCCCCGGGAAATTACCGCAGCATTATGGGTAACCAGTCGCTCGCCCTCGGTTTGGTAGCGGCTTCCCAAAAAAGCGGCTTGCCCCTTTTCCTTGGAACTTATCCCATCACCCCGGCTTCGGATATACTTCATGAGCTTAGCCGCCACAAGACCTTTGGTGTGCGCACCTTCCAGGCTGAAGATGAGATTGCCGGTATTACGGCGGCCATTGGTGCCGCTTATGGAGGAAGCCTGGGTGTAACTACTACATCAGGTCCGGGAATGGCACTGAAGACAGAAGCCATGGGCCTGGCTGTGATGCTGGAGATCCCGCTTCTGATCGTTAATATCCAACGTGGTGGTCCATCAACGGGCCTGCCTACCAAGACAGAACAAAGTGACCTGTTGCAGGCCTACTATGGCCGTAACGGCGAATGCCCCATGCCGGTAGTAGCTGCCTCTACCCCAAGCGACTGCTTCGATGCGGTATACGACGCGGTGAGGATCGCTATTGAACATATGACCCCCGTGATCTTCTTAAGTGATGGCTATATTGCCAATGGTGCCGAACCCTGGAGGTTTCCCCAGGCTGCTGACCTTCCCGCCATCTCTGTGAAATTCAAGACGGGGCTCGATGAAGGGGAGGAGAAATTCCAACCCTACCAACGTGATGAGAAATTGGTCCGTCCCTGGGCCGTGCCCGGTACACCCGGACTGGAACACCGGATCGGTGGTTTGGAGAAGCAAAACATTACCGGTAATATCAGCTATGATCCCGACAACCACCAGTTGATGGTGAAGTTGCGTCAGGAGAAGGTGGATAGGATCGCCCAGTATATCCCGGAACAACAACTCGATAGCGGCCCTGAAAAAGGAAAGCTGCTGGTACTGGGCTGGGGCTCAACTTATGGCGCCATCAAGAGTGCCGTGTACGAACTGCAGGCTGAAGGCTATTCGGTTAGTCACGCCCACCTGCGCCACCTGCGTCCCTTCCCGAGGAACCTGGGCCAGATCATCAGCAATTTTGACCATGTACTGATCCCGGAGATCAACAATGGCCAGCTCATCAAGATCATTCGTGACCAATACCTGGTAGATGCCAAAGGCTATAACAAGATCATGGGTGTGCCCATCACCAAAACTGAACTGGTGTTGGCTATCAAGGAAATGCTGGGTGGCATGAATTGATATAAGCAAGTAACTTCAAAAAAAGGGATGCAATGGCGTCCCTTTTTTATTTCAGTCGATATCCAGTTTGGCGGTAAGCTTTTCCAGTTCAATACTCAACAGGTTGATGTATTCGAACTGGTCAGCTATTGTTTTGAGGTCGGAAAGGCGTTGCCGGGTATTGGTTTCGAGGGCGCCACTGGCCAGTTCCCTGGAACGTTGTTCCAGTAAGAGTTTCAGCTCTTCGCGGATAACAAAGTTGGCTTCATTGTCTGCAGGGGTAATCTTGCCCTTTCCCTCGTCCAGGTACTGTGCAGCCGTATCCATATGCAGCAGGGAGGCATTGATGATAGGCCTGAAATTCTCACTCTTGTATGCCTCTGCCAGCTTCCTGTAGGAGGATAGGGTGGCAATATGTGATGCCAGTACATGGTTCGATACCACCAGCTGGTGTAGCACCTGGGCCTTCTTTTGGTAGCGGCGCGGTTCGTTCAACATGCGTTGGAATGCATCTGAAAGGTTCGCCAGGCTTACCAGTGCTTCCTTCCTGTGCAGCTTATACTCTGTGTTGCTGAGGGTTTCGCCGAGGAAGGGCCGGGTGATGAAACGAAAATAGGTGGCATTGGCCCTGATGGTGTTTTTCAGAAGGTCCATGATCTGCTCCTGTTCCCATTTCGGCGGGATGGCGAAGGTGGCGATAAAAGCGATCGCTGAGCCGGCAAGGGTGTCCAGCAGCCTGTCCCGTAACACTTCAGTAAAGTCGCCGGGTTTTAGGAAATGGAAGGCGATCAGGATGTATACCGTCATGCCGATCACGCAAAGCAGGTATTGCACCCTGATCAGGCTATAAGCGATGATCATTCCCATGATCATCAGTCCAACCAGCACCCTGTCATCCTTGATGAAATAGAGGATGAGCGCGCCTGCCACTGCCCCAATGAAGGTGCCGGACAAACGTTCAATATTGCGCTGTTTGGTGAGGCTATAGGCAGGTTTAAGGATCACGATGATGGTGAGCAGGATCCAGTAGCCATGGCCAACATTCAATAGCCTTGACAGGAAAAAACCGGCGAGCAGGGATAGGCTTACCCTGATGGTATGCCTGAAAATATTGGAATCGATACTCAGGTTGGTGATGAATAATTTCAGGTTGAAGTCGGATGGGGAAACAAACTTATTATAATCCACCTGCCTGCTGAAGGTGTCACCCACCTGTTTGTCAAAGCTGGTGTACCGGTGAAGGGTGGTGATCCTGCCATGCAGGTCCTGGATACTGTCGAGGATATGCCGAAGGCTGATGAAAGCTTCCAGGTTGGTCTCATTCATTACCTTTTCCCTTCTCTCCTGGAATTGCTGGCGCAGGGATTGAATGGCTTCCGTTATTCCCGTGTCCGGCCTGGATCGGCGTCCTTCCTGTAATGCCAGGCCGATCTCTTCCGTATCGTTGGCCAGCCGAAGGATCAGGTCCCGGGCGTTTTGCAGCAGGCCGGATTCGTCAAGTTGCTCATGCAGTACCCTGTAATCCTGTTGGGAGGTCATGATCCTTTCCAGGAGGTCTACGCTATCCAGGAAAACCATGGTTAGGATCCTTCCGGTATGGGTAGACTCCTTGACGATCGCCCTGGTCTTGAACAACATTTCCCTCACCAGGCTTTGTTTATTATGGACCTGTACCTGCTGCTCCATCAGGAGGTTGTAGGTCCTGGTATAGTCTACTTCCGTTTC is drawn from Flavihumibacter rivuli and contains these coding sequences:
- a CDS encoding FUSC family protein: MPYFWAWMIDYIKAFKKFSSSYYLYEGVRLTAGVMTPVLIANYFDQLQTGVAMALGALCVGLTDNAGPIHHRINGMTAAIILVFLTSVITGISLSVPGLLALLIATAGFLFSMVGVYGLRANAVGGAGLLVMVLSIDERASLEEILRNGLFISAGGIWYMILSLTLYRLRPYKLVQQALGDALISTAEYFRMRAGFYETEVDYTRTYNLLMEQQVQVHNKQSLVREMLFKTRAIVKESTHTGRILTMVFLDSVDLLERIMTSQQDYRVLHEQLDESGLLQNARDLILRLANDTEEIGLALQEGRRSRPDTGITEAIQSLRQQFQERREKVMNETNLEAFISLRHILDSIQDLHGRITTLHRYTSFDKQVGDTFSRQVDYNKFVSPSDFNLKLFITNLSIDSNIFRHTIRVSLSLLAGFFLSRLLNVGHGYWILLTIIVILKPAYSLTKQRNIERLSGTFIGAVAGALILYFIKDDRVLVGLMIMGMIIAYSLIRVQYLLCVIGMTVYILIAFHFLKPGDFTEVLRDRLLDTLAGSAIAFIATFAIPPKWEQEQIMDLLKNTIRANATYFRFITRPFLGETLSNTEYKLHRKEALVSLANLSDAFQRMLNEPRRYQKKAQVLHQLVVSNHVLASHIATLSSYRKLAEAYKSENFRPIINASLLHMDTAAQYLDEGKGKITPADNEANFVIREELKLLLEQRSRELASGALETNTRQRLSDLKTIADQFEYINLLSIELEKLTAKLDID
- a CDS encoding 2-oxoacid:acceptor oxidoreductase subunit alpha, with the translated sequence MDRKEEILQDVVIKFAGDSGDGMQLTGTQFTTNTALLGIDLATFPDFPAEIRAPQGTVPGVSGYQLRFSSDRVFTPGDECDVLVAMNAAALKTNLKSLKKGGKIIVNTDGFDAKNLRLANYPDGVNPLEDGSLDNYEVIRMDVTKMTREALKDFTLGTKEKDRAKNMFVLGFLYWMYNRDMKSSSDFLTEKFGKKPELLESNLKVLQAGFNYGDTTETFTTRYKVEKAKMAPGNYRSIMGNQSLALGLVAASQKSGLPLFLGTYPITPASDILHELSRHKTFGVRTFQAEDEIAGITAAIGAAYGGSLGVTTTSGPGMALKTEAMGLAVMLEIPLLIVNIQRGGPSTGLPTKTEQSDLLQAYYGRNGECPMPVVAASTPSDCFDAVYDAVRIAIEHMTPVIFLSDGYIANGAEPWRFPQAADLPAISVKFKTGLDEGEEKFQPYQRDEKLVRPWAVPGTPGLEHRIGGLEKQNITGNISYDPDNHQLMVKLRQEKVDRIAQYIPEQQLDSGPEKGKLLVLGWGSTYGAIKSAVYELQAEGYSVSHAHLRHLRPFPRNLGQIISNFDHVLIPEINNGQLIKIIRDQYLVDAKGYNKIMGVPITKTELVLAIKEMLGGMN
- a CDS encoding glycoside hydrolase family 3 N-terminal domain-containing protein; the encoded protein is MKKILIGLSCILFAMDLAAQRSSALNASQWVDSVFNTLKPEEKIAQLMVVRSSTLKDGRPVLLDKEVEEAIRKYNIGGICIFQGGPIQHAQRINAYQQAAKTPILVTVDGEWGLGMRLDSVMPLPRQMILGATSQPGLLYEYGHLVGEQCKRLGVQVNFAPVVDINNNPRNPVINDRSFGEDKYKVSSYAIDYMKGMQDAGVMGCAKHFPGHGDVAVDSHYDLPVINKTRAELDSLELYPFREIFKAGVGSVMIAHLAIPAIDNTANRPTSISRKNVTDLLRNELGFQGLSFTDALEMQGVAKYYPDGEASLQSLIAGNDMLCLPGDIPGSIAKIKKAIRRKKLSWKDIDARVKKVLMAKYQYGLANWKPVELTNLTADLNKGLAAMRRRVAEQAITLLHNNNSAVYPLMPGSGKRVAYVGMGLSSDNMFASRMRKDYNAHVYYFDYSLDSTKADALLALMRHRYDVVVIGYHAYKRNPANNFGISPSAFHLANGLIGETNVVSLFFGNPYAVANQCSNKTLLACYDDDPITQETAADLLNGKFTAKGRLPVSVCAELPAGTGITQHRLLPDTYADNVGLDFQKLQAIDSVCLDAIDKKAIPGCVVLVARDGKIAYEKSFGTYAYTDPSPVYCETIYDLASVTKIMATTLSVMKLVDEGRLDIDKTLGDYLPWTKGSDKANLVVRDVLLHQAGLKAFIPFFRETITAADGSPDARFYAFRADSVFQVRVADNLYMRKDWTDTLYKRILQSELGPRGKYIYSDNDFIFLGKIVEAISGQSLDQFVQQQFYGPLNLRTTGFTPRKRFDKQYVAPTEDEPLFRKQLIQGDVHDPCAAMFGGVAGHAGLFSDAADLAVLAQLLLNKGTLNGIRFFQPATVDQFTAYGSDSSRRALGFDKPEKDNASRKEPYPCASASPETFGHTGFTGTCVWIDPRYNLTYIFLSNRVNNNGDPNRFLKMNVRPAVHDIIYGAIKSR